Proteins from one Malassezia vespertilionis chromosome 2, complete sequence genomic window:
- a CDS encoding RBR-type E3 ubiquitin transferase (COG:O; BUSCO:EOG092627XA; EggNog:ENOG503NWFP) translates to MADADDLVYDGYEDSMDEYSDLGDGEYDDIEDGTSVVGDMNGDDDIDDDDDDDFDIMSDDGMFVDQTIPVTQERKKSYEVDFKSLTIEGLEAAQHKEVEHISLMFVIPTSDAAVLLRHFQWNKERLIERYMDSPEEVKWEAGIADNPNCPKHIELENFTCDVCFMSGEDYGGKIETVSLPCGHRYCIDCYKHYAEQKVREEGESRRIQCMNEKCKLIVDELTMSIILTPATMERYRLLLDRTYVDDNNTLRWCPAPDCELAVECHVTPKQLHAIVPSVHCDKQHWFCFGCAEAAHQPVICAIVKRWLKKCQDDSETANWISANTKECPKCASTIEKSGGCNHMTCRKCKYEFCWICSGPWSEHGNSWYHCNRFDEKASSGARDTQAKSRVSLERYLHYFNRFANHEQSARLDQDLYGRIEKKMDEVQVTSDLSWIEVQFLKKAADTLTECRMTLKWTYCMAYYLERNNMTELFEDNQCDLERAVEELSGQLERPIDCDTIPAMRQKVTDLTVYVQKRRDILLSDTANGYQEDRWRWNVDT, encoded by the coding sequence ATGGCAGATGCTGATGATCTTGTCTATGATGGCTATGAGGACTCGATGGATGAATATTCCGATCTGGGTGATGGAGAATACGACGATATTGAGGATGGTACCAGTGTCGTTGGCGACATGAACGGTGATGATGACATTGACGATGACGATGACGATGACTTTGACATTATGTCTGATGATGGTATGTTTGTTGATCAGACCATACCTGTTACGCAAGAACGCAAGAAGTCGTACGAAGTAGACTTCAAGTCGCTGACCATCGAGGGCCTGGAGGCAGCACAGCACAAAGAAGTGGAACATATTTCGCTTATGTTTGTAATACCCACAAGCGATGCTGCggtgcttttgcgccaCTTCCAATGGAACAAAGAGCGCTTGATTGAACGCTACATGGACTCGCCCGAAGAGGTGAAATGGGAAGCGGGCATCGCCGATAATCCCAACTGTCCGAAGCATATTGAACTCGAGAATTTCACGTGCGACGTATGTTTCATGTCCGGCGAAGACTATGGCGGCAAGATCGAGACGGTATCGCTTCCATGCGGCCATCGATACTGCATCGATTGTTACAAACACTACGCGGAGCAAAAGGTGCGCGAAGAAGGCGAAAGCCGTCGGATCCAGTGCATGAACGAGAAATGCAAACTGATCGTTGACGAACTAACGATGAGTATTATTTTGACTCCCGCGACGATGGAGCGATATAGGCTTCTTCTCGATCGTACCTATGTGGACGATAACAATACGCTACGTTGGTGCCCCGCGCCTGACTGCGAGCTTGCAGTCGAGTGCCACGTCACGCCAAAacagctgcacgccattGTACCCTCTGTTCATTGCGACAAGCAGCATTGGTTCTGTTTTGGATGCGCGGAAGCCGCGCACCAGCCTGTTATTTGCGCCATCGTCAAGCGCTGGCTCAAAAAATGCCAAGATGACAGCGAGACGGCCAACTGGATCAGTGCAAATACCAAAGAGTGCCCCAAGTGCGCTTCCACCATCGAAAAGAGCGGCGGGTGCAATCACATGACGTGTCGCAAGTGCAAGTACGAGTTTTGCTGGATCTGTTCGGGGCCCTGGTCTGAGCATGGAAATAGCTGGTATCATTGCAACCGCTTTGACGAAAAAGCAAGCTCGGGTGCGCGCGATACACAGGCCAAGAGCCGGGTATCGTTGGAGCGGTACTTGCACTACTTCAACCGTTTTGCCAACCACGAGCAATCCGCGCGTCTAGATCAGGATTTGTATGGGCGCATTGAGAAGAAAATGGATGAAGTTCAAGTCACCTCTGACCTGTCTTGGATTGAGGTGCAGTTTTTGAAAAAAGCTGCCGATACGCTCACGGAATGCCGCATGACTCTGAAATGGACATACTGCATGGCCTACTATCTTGAACGCAACAACATGACCGAATTATTTGAAGACAACCAGTGCGATTTGGAGCGTGCTGTCGAAGAACTTTCTGGGCAATTGGAACGGCCGATCGACTGCGATACTATTCCTGCGATGCGGCAAAAGGTCACTGATCTTACTGTCTATGTAcagaagcgccgcgataTTCTTCTCTCTGATACGGCCAATGGCTACCAAGAAGACCGGTGGCGTTGGAATGTGGATACGTAG
- a CDS encoding uncharacterized protein (EggNog:ENOG503P0NT; COG:I) has product MGAGIAQVLADVGKYNVTLSDVSDKALANGQSIISKSLSRLAKKKMADKSSEEQAQYVKSIVDSINVTTDASNAVKDTDLVIEAIIENVQIKQDLFSFVDAKAPKDAIFASNTSSLSIADVAKSTQRESQFGGFHAFNPVPQMKLIEVVRIPATSDETHATLVQVAKKMGKVPITCIDSPGFVVNRLLVPYQLEAIRLVERGVASSEDVDIAMKLGAGYPMGPFELADLVGLDTLDYIAEGWRDTVGGSEHMPADYVKQSALLRNLIKEGKLGRKTPEKGGFYQYNKK; this is encoded by the exons ATGGGTGCTGGCATTGCGCAAGTGCTTGCCGATGTTGGCAAGTACAATGTGACGCTCTCCGATGTCTCTGACAAGGCACTCGCGAACGGACAGTCGATCATTTCCAAGTCCTTGAGCCGCCTTGCCAAGAAGAAGATGGCAGACAAGTCTTCTGAGGAGCAGGCACAGTACGTGAAGAGTATCGTGGACTCGATCAACGTTACCACGGACGCTTCCAATGCTGTGAAGGACACGGACTTGGTTATTGAGGCGATCATCGAGAATGTCCAGATCAAGCAAGATCTCTTTTCGTTCGTCGACGCCAAAGCCCCCAAGGACGCGATCTTTGCTAGCAACACGAGCTCATTGAGCATTGCCGATGTTGCCAAGTCGACCCAGCGCGAGTCGCAGTTTGGTGGTTTCCACGCATTCAACCCCGTGCCGCAGATGAA GCTGATCGAGGTTGTCCGTATCCCTGCCACCAGCGATGAGACGCACGCTACGTTGGTCCAGGTTGCCAAAAAGATGGGCAAGGTCCCCATTACCTGCATCGACTCCCCTGGCTTCGTAGTCAACCGCCTCCTGGTCCCCTACCAGCTCGAAGCGATCCGCCTTGTGGAACGCGGTGTTGCCAGCTCAGAGGACGTCGACATTGCGATGAAGCTCGGTGCCGGTTACCCGATGGGTCCCTTTGAGCTTGCTGACCTCGTCGgcctcgacacgctcgaTTACATTGCCGAGGGCTGGCGCGACACGGTCGGTGGCAGCGAGCACATGCCCGCTGACTATGTGAAGCAGAGCGCCTTGCTGAGAAACCTGATCAAGGAAGGCAAGCTCGGCCGCAAGACCCCTGAGAAGGGTGGTTTCTACCAATACAACAAGAAGTAG
- the DPM1 gene encoding dolichyl-phosphate beta-D-mannosyltransferase (EggNog:ENOG503NUQC; BUSCO:EOG09264272; CAZy:GT2_Glycos_transf; COG:M), with protein sequence MSSIISMVRPGERLGLAPGKYSVILPTYNEKDNLPIIVFLLCRMFMENYLDYEIVIVDDNSPDGTQVVARQLAALYGSEHIVLRPRTGKLGLGTAYMHGLESCTGDFVIIMDADFSHHPKFIPKMIALQLETNADIVQGTRYSGPSTGAGVYGWDLKRKLVSRGANVLATFVLDPRTTDVTGSFRLYKRSVIQRLMSQVTSKGYVFQMEILVRAKALDYTVVEVPITFCDRVFGESKLGGDEIVSYAKGVWQLFVGI encoded by the exons ATGTCGTCGATCATTAGCATGGTCAGGCCTGGCGAACGCCTTGGGCTGGCACCAGGCAAGTACAGCGTCATTCTTCCAACGTACAATGAGAAGGATAACTTGCCGATCATTGTGTTCCTTTTATGTCGCATGTTTATGGAGAATTACTTGGATTACGAGATTGTCATTGTGGACGACAACTCGCCGGATGGCACCCAAGTAGTTGCGCGCCAGCTTGCCGCATTATACGGCTCGGAGCACATTGTGCTACGCCCACGCACGGGAAAGCTGGGTCTTGG CACTGCGTATATGCACGGACTCGAATCGTGCACGGGCGACTTTGTGATTATCATGGACGCTGACTTTTCGCACCAT CCCAAATTTATCCCGAAGATGATCGCACTCCAGCTTGAGACCAATGCAGACATTGTCCAGGGCACGCGGTACTCTGGGCCATCCACGGGCGCAGGCGTGTACGGCTGGGATCTGAAACGGAAACTGGTGAGCCGCGGCGCTAATGTGCTGGCCACCTTCGTGCTTGATCCACGCACAACGGACGTTACAGGCAGCTTCCGTCTGTACAAACGCTCGGTGATCCAACGCTTGATGAGTCAAGTGACGTCCAAAGGATACGTGTTCCAAATGGAGATCcttgtgcgcgcaaaagcgcttGACTACACTGTGGTAGAAGTTCCGATCACCTTTTGCGATCGCGTCTTTGGCGAAAGCAAGCTTGGGGGTGACGAAATCGTGAGCTACGCAAAGGGCGTATGGCAGCTGTTTGTCGGCATTTAG
- the sof1 gene encoding Protein sof1 (COG:A; EggNog:ENOG503NV6T), with translation MHPFEKPREYTRALNAAKLDRLFAKPFVAAFEGHIDGIYSLAKNPKRLDIVASGSGDGEIRLWDANHQRCVYTYPKAHMGIVQSLSISPLTFEGSASASDSPGGRRMLSCSTDRTIKMWNADPAPEGLGSFSEYTPDGDASDDEVSGARDADLFSMRPLDLPPSEPLTVYNGRTAFNAVSHHATQPRFASASSTVQVWDMNRGGGSDPLVTMSMGHDAVNIVRFNPSETDVLAGADTDRGVTLYDMRSAKPLKQMVLRMRTNDIAWSPYDPTTFAVANEDYNMYTFDMRNLSSATQIYKGHVGAVMSVDWSPTGQDLVTGSYDRTVRLWDVGKGARSRDVYHTKRMQKVFAVTYALDARFVFSGSDDGNLRLWKANASDKLGIVNARERASRDYAKALRKRWNTVGDVAKIERQRHVPKPIRSAQKLHHTMTEAARVKEDRRRKHSKSGAKKPKAARKDVLLQENP, from the coding sequence ATGCACCCGTTTGAAAAACCACGCGAGTATACAAGAGCGCTCAATGCTGCCAAATTGGACCGCCTTTTTGCAAAGCCATTTGTCGCCGCATTTGAGGGCCACATTGACGGTATTTACTCACTTGCAAAGAACCCCAAGCGCCTTGATATCGTAGCGAGCGGGAGTGGAGATGGCGAGATCCGTTTGTGGGATGCCAACCaccagcgctgcgtctATACCTACCCTAAAGCACATATGGGCATTGTACAATCCTTGTCTATCTCGCCTCTCACGTTTGAGGGCAGCGCCTCTGCGAGTGATTCCCCTggcgggcggcgcatgctgtCGTGCTCGACCGACCGCACGATCAAGATGTGGAATGCCGACCCTGCGCCAGAAGGGCTAGGATCATTTAGCGAATATACCCCCGATGgcgatgcaagcgatgATGAGGTGTCtggtgcgcgcgatgctgaCCTGTTCAGCATGCGCCCTCTCGACCTACCACCGAGCGAGCCGCTGACCGTGTACAATGGGCGCACCGCATTCAACGCAGTGTCCCACCACGCAACGCAGCCCCGCTTTGCATCCGCATCGAGTACGGTGCAGGTATGGGACATGAACCGTGGCGGTGGCTCTGACCCTTTGGTTACGATGAGCATGGGCCACGACGCAGTCAATATTGTGCGCTTCAATCCAAGCGAGACAGACGTGCTTGCAGGTGCAGACACAGACCGCGGCGTGACGCTATACgacatgcgcagcgccaagccaCTGAAACAGATGGTGTTACGCATGCGTACAAACGATATCGCATGGTCACCGTACGACCCCACGACGTTTGCAGTGGCGAATGAAGATTACAACATGTACACGTTCGACATGCGGAACTTGTCTTCTGCAACGCAGATCTACAAAGGCCACGTCGGCGCGGTCATGTCGGTGGACTGGTCGCCTACGGGCCAGGATCTTGTGACGGGCAGCTATGACCGTACCGTGCGCTTGTGGGATGTCGGCAAAGgtgcgcgctcgcgcgatGTATACCACACCAAGCGGATGCAAAAGGTATTTGCCGTGACGTACGCTTTAGACGCGCGATTTGTGTTCAGCGGCTCCGACGACGGCAATTTGCGTCTGTGGAAAGCGAATGCGAGTGACAAACTAGGGATTGTCAATGCACGCGAACGCGCAAGTCGCGATTATGCCAAGGCGCTTCGCAAGCGCTGGAACACGGTCGGGGATGTAGCCAAGATCGAGCGCCAACGGCACGTACCGAAACCGATCCGCAGTGCACAGAAGCTGCACCATACTATGACGGAAGCAGCACGTGTCAAGGAAGaccgccgccgcaagcacTCCAAGTCTGGCGCAAAGAAAcccaaagcggcgcgcaaagatgTCTTGTTGCAGGAAAATCCATAG
- a CDS encoding uncharacterized protein (EggNog:ENOG503P9XI): MSSLLTPFSLGSKHAHFHVTVTIHELANVPVLSGEFAVAWKIQHTAGKRGSPHGTFQEHVDPGRSKLHLLNTHSGNDVPHTDTNRSQGSQHTPETSGNEPRSPQGKDEPEQARARTNALVDHALHGEPSVESLQDSGSEPQWNRLRQLREGKELRRTRTRSGSNATRSMPHIVAHAERKGQTEFERVYQNTVKFERKIETVVRIAVGKSDVEPDREESDSSRGPRSPQLQHDPVQLGMLHESLMRVRVIQALPKEVHGLEHHHHNHDTVNSMGYVHLDLAQYAPRMWSSNAQNSHRRLEMRQYLLCDSTTNALLRVSVDMRYLYGPQMYRVPHISGGILDLAGLTFQNNDKEKAASNDATKPRDQNGSTREDGLNVTHSSFEWHYKLPLSDLFCMTAVAPEHLQDASKASIPTMPHHGSKDGNNVPYCDMNTQRMVDNLFQGIHAPSSDNADQETRSISSDMSSDTQAFRSMMARLRWDKLIHSVSQATHGAAHPHVVNPLRQLTHSSNSSQRNGGGSSSHPSSGTRSPIASTKQAHART; the protein is encoded by the coding sequence ATGAGCTCGCTGCTAACTCCGTTCAGCCTTGGCTCCAAGCATGCCCACTTTCATGTCACCGTAACCATCCACGAGCTTGCAAATGTGCCGGTTCTTTCGGGTGAGTTTGCGGTGGCGTGGAAAATTCAACATACCGCGGGCAAGCGAGGCAGTCCGCATGGGACGTTCCAGGAGCATGTAGATCCCGGGCGTTCTAAGCTGCACTTGTTGAACACGCATAGCGGCAATGATGTTCCACACACGGATACCAATCGCAGCCAAGGATCGCAGCATACGCCAGAAACGTCCGGCAACGAGCCGCGGAGCCCACAGGGCAAGGACGAGCCGGAGCAGGCGCGGGCCAGAACAAATGCGCTAGTCGACCACGCACTACACGGCGAGCCTTCGGTTGAGAGTCTGCAGGATAGTGGCTCCGAACCGCAATGGAACAGGCTGCGCCAGCTCCGCGAAggcaaggagctgcgccgcacgcgcactCGCAGCGGGAGCAACGCAACTCGATCCATGCCGCACATTGTTGCACACGCAGAGCGAAAAGGCCAAACAGAGTTTGAGCGCGTCTACCAAAACACGGTCAAATTTGAGCGCAAGATTGAGACTGTTGTTCGCATCGCCGTCGGCAAATCGGATGTGGAGCCAGACCGCGAAGAGAGTGACAGTTCGCGCGGCCCACGCTCACCGCAACTGCAACATGATCCGGTGCAGCTCGGGATGCTGCACGAGTCGCTGATGCGGGTCAGAGTCATCCAAGCGCTGCCGAAGGAAGTGCACGGATTGGAGCACCACCACCACAACCACGACACGGTGAACAGTATGGGCTACGTCCATCTGGACCTGGCCCAATACGCTCCGCGCATGTGGTCTTCCAACGCGCAAAACTCGCATAGGAGACTCGAAATGCGGCAGTACCTCTTGTGCGATAGCACGACCAACGCATTGTTGCGCGTCTCTGTGGACATGCGGTACTTGTACGGGCCGCAAATGTACCGAGTTCCTCACATTTCCGGCGGTATTTTAGACCTTGCCGGCCTTACGTTTCAAAATAACGACAAGGAAAAGGCCGCGAGTAACGACGCGACCAAGCCCCGCGACCAGAATGGGAGCACGAGAGAAGACGGTTTGAATGTGACGCACTCGAGCTTCGAGTGGCACTACAAGCTTCCTCTCTCGGATCTGTTCTGCATGACTGCCGTTGCACCAGAGCATTTGCAAGACGCCTCGAAGGCGTCGATACCGACGATGCCGCACCACGGATCCAAGGATGGCAACAATGTTCCATACTGCGATATGAATACGCAGCGCATGGTCGACAACCTTTTCCAGGGCATCCACGCTCCCAGCTCGGACAACGCTGACCAGGAGACACGCAGCATTTCGTCGGACATGAGCTCCGATACACAGGCGTTCCGTTCTATGATGGCACGCTTGCGATGGGACAAACTCATTCACTCTGTGTCGCAGGCaacgcacggcgcagcgcatccgcaCGTCGTCAATCCACTCCGCCAGCTGACGCATTCGAGCAACAgctcgcagcgcaacgGAGGTGGCAGTTCATCACATCCATCCAGCGGTACACGCTCTCCTATAGCTTCGACGAagcaagcgcacgcacgcacatAG
- a CDS encoding ribose-phosphate diphosphokinase (EggNog:ENOG503NU9Y; COG:E; COG:F), producing MATLADIKVFSELAHQICKRLNVPLGKATVKMNEAGETTVCMFESVRDYDVYIINTSCITHGKGDSVISPNTSLMELLVMINACKTASARRVTAVIPHFFYARQDKKDKSRAPITARLIAKMLERAGCDHVITMDLHASQIQGFFNVPVDNLYAEPAVLQYVREMLDVRRVVIVSPDAGGAKRATAMADQLGVDFALFHKERKKANEVSRMVLVGDATDKVAILVDDMADTCGTLDLAARRLKESGAERVLAIVTHGIFSSPALDRIMDSALETVIVTNTLPQTENKLLCPKIEEIDISHLLAETIRRSHYGESVSVLFSQVPYDTVQPYRHGIDTPSQSPPRSLTASPLESRFVSMDLSVGDASKEAQRENGVIAPSPLRQVS from the exons ATGGCGACGCTAGCCGACATAAAAGTTTTTAGCG AGCTTGCGCATCAAATCTGCAAGCG GCTCAACGTCCCGCTCGGCAAGGCCACTGTCAAGATGAATGAGGCGGGCGAGACGACCGTGTGCATGTTTGAATCGGTGCGTGACTATGACGTGTACATCATCAATACGTCATGCATCACACATGGCAAAGGCGACTCGGTCATTAGCCCCAACACAAGCCTCAtggagctgctcgtcaTGATCAATGCATGCAAgacggcaagcgcgcggcgcgtcacCGCAGTGATTCCCCACTTTTTCTACGCGCGCCAGGACAAGAAGGacaagagccgcgcgcccATCACTGCGCGCCTGATCGCCAAaatgctcgagcgcgcgggGTGCGACCACGTAATTACCATGGATTTGCACGCCTCGCAAATCCAAGGCTTTTTCAACGTCCCCGTGGACAACTTGTACGCGGAACCTGCCGTGCTGCAGTACGTGCGTGAGATGTTGGACGTGCGGCGTGTCGTGATCGTCTCTCCcgacgccggcggcgcaaaacgTGCGACGGCCATGGCCGACCAACTCGGCGTAGACTTTGCACTTTTTCACAAAGAGCGCAAGAAAGCAAACGAGGTCTCGCGCATGGTGCTTGTCGGCGATGCTACGGACAAGGTCGCGATCTTGGTCGACGACATGGCAGATACGTGCGGGACATTGGatctcgctgcgcgccgcctcaaggaaagcggcgcagagcgtGTCTTGGCGATCGTCACCCACGGCATCTTCTCTTCTCCCGCCCTGGACCGCATCATGGACAGTGCGCTGGAAACGGTGATCGTGACCAACACTCTGCCGCAGACAGAGAACAAGCTGCTGTGCCCCAAGATTGAGGAGATCGACATCAGCCACCTGCTCGCCGAGACGATTCGCCGCTCGCACTACGGCGAGAGTGTCTCAGTCCTCTTTTCGCAGGTCCCATACGACACGGTCCAGCCGTACCGCCACGGCATAGACACTCCGTCGCAGTCGCCACCGCGCTCTCTGACTGCGTCCCCGCTGGAGAGCCGTTTCGTCTCGATGGACTTGAGTGTGGGCGACGCCAgcaaagaggcgcagcgggAGAACGGCGTGATTGCGCCGAGTCCGCTGCGTCAAGTCTCGTAG
- the smd1 gene encoding Sm snRNP core protein Smd1 (COG:A; EggNog:ENOG503P31I; BUSCO:EOG09265FL1) — protein MKLVRFLMKLNNESVTIELKNGTVVHGTVTGVDVQMNTYLKAVKLIVRGREPISLDTLSIRGNNTRYWILPDALPLDTLLVDDAPRTKGKRKDPAAAAGAGRADRGRGRGRGRGRGRP, from the exons ATGAAGCTCGTCCG GTTTTTGATGAAGCTCAACAATGAGAGCGTTACAATTGAGCTGAAGAATGGGACCGTGGTCCACGGGACAGTGACGG GTGTGGATGTGCAAATGAACACCTACTTGAAAGCGGTGAAACTGATTGTGCGTGGGCGCGAGCCGATCTCTCTGGATACATTGTCGATCCGTGGGAATAATACGCGGTACTGGATCCTGCCGGATGCACTGCCGCTGGATACATTGCTGGtggacgacgcgccgagAACGAAAGGCAAGCGGAAAGACccagctgcggcagcagGGGCGGGACGTGCCGATCGTGGCCGTGGCCGTGGCCGTGGCCGCGGTCGCGGTCGCCCGTAG
- a CDS encoding uncharacterized protein (COG:L; EggNog:ENOG503NWMW), whose product MGIAGLLPLLKDIQVRKEGRREENRAKGIALHKQNKGAAAREAFVRCADVTPQMAYELIKLLRREKVAYVVAPYEADAQLAYLESQGIIDGIITEDSDFLVFGCKTILFKLDSYGSCIEIQQARLAETKQVCLQGWGPAEFRRMAILSGCDYLPSIAGMGLKNAHRLLRKYESVDKMLRALRLEGKMRIPNTYEHDFARAEFTFVHQRVWDPRGNGCMTTLFPLPADACEAHMPFIGAPIPWETARKIACGDICPVKHTPLDGTAASTAVHNGQPSIRNFFSRKETVSCSTPRQITPRRPLAERDINLPKHTPHTTSKFFATSPACETPLFDRAAQSNEVYTPATSPLLSGCSSPPASPCGQDGTVSSPVSSPTASPSRCRKHIPAPCGPRISTPLQRPSVGLALQRHSTDPNTPTYHDDAARRSAWFKRFTFSGTRPRQTATPDTPPTPLPLPCDVLRSTPLALDAGKRKREACATPDTKKMHTNDPPSGSAKLLQFRFREKIR is encoded by the exons ATGGGCATTGCAGGTCtgctgccgctgctcaAGGATATCCAGGTGCGTAAAGAGGG TCGCCGCGAAGAGAATCGTGCCAAAGGgattgcgctgcacaagcagAACAAaggtgcagcagcacgcgaGGCATTTGTCCGCTGTGCCGATGTCACGCCGCAAATGGCGTACGAGCTGATAAagctcctgcgccgcgaaaagGTTGCGTACGTTGTAGCTCCGTACGAAGCCGATGCACAACTTGCGTATTTGGAGTCCCAAGGCATCATCGACGGAATAATTACCGAAGATTCTGATTTCCTCGTGTTTGGATGCAAGACG ATCCTGTTCAAATTGGACTCGTACGGAAGCTGTATCGAAATTCAgcaggcgcgtcttgccgaGACGAAACAGGTATGCCTGCAAGGCTGGGGTCCTGCCGAGTtccggcgcatggccaTCTTGTCTGGCTGCGATTACCTGCCGTCGATCGCGGGGATGGGGTTGAAGAATGCGCACCGACTCTTGCGCAAGTACGAGTCTGTCGACAAGATGCTGCGGGCATTGCGTCTAGAGGGGAAAATGCGCATTCCCAACACGTACGAGCAcgattttgcgcgcgccgagtttACGTTTGTGCACCAGCGAGTGTGGGATCCACGAGGCAATGGGTGCATGACGACACTTTTTCCGCTCCCGGCAGATGCATGCGAGGCACATATGCCGTTCATAGGTGCGCCGATCCCTTGGgagacggcgcgcaagattGCATGCGGTGATATTTGTCCCGTGAAGCACACACCGCTTGACGGCACAGCCGCATCGACCGCCGTGCACAATGGTCAGCCGTCGATCCGCAACTTTTTCTCGCGCAAAGAGACCGTGTCTTGCAGCACACCTCGACAAATCACGCCACGGCGTCCACTCGCGGAGCGCGATATAAACCTGCCAAAACACACCCCGCACACGACGAGCAAGTTTTTCGCGACGAGTCCTGCCTGCGAGACACCGTTGTTCGATAGGGCAGCACAGAGTAACGAAGTGTATACGCCGGCAACTTCGCCTCTCCTTAGCGGCTGCTCCTCACCGCCCGCATCGCCTTGCGGGCAGGACGGCACGGTATCGAGCCCCGTTTCCTCGCCCACCgcctcgccgtcgcggTGCCGAAAGCATATTcctgcgccttgcggccCACGCAtaagcacgccgctgcagcgccctTCTGTGGGCCTCGCATTGCAACGGCATAGCACAGATCCAAATACCCCAACATACCacgacgacgctgcgcggaGGAGCGCATGGTTCAAACGGTTTACATTCTCCGGCACACGTCCTCGGCAAACGGCCACGCCCGACACGCCAccgacgccgctgccgcttCCCTGCGATGTACTTCGCTCGACACCGCTGGCTCTTGACGCAGggaaacgcaagcgcgaagCGTGTGCAACGCCCGACACGAAAAAAATGCACACCAATGATCCGCcgagcggcagcgcgaAATTACTCCAATTCCGTTTCCGCGAAAAAATACGGTAG